The region GCGGGAGGCTAGGGGATGGCGGCCCTACCTCCGCGGCCGGGTCCGCAGCGCACCGGCCTCGCGGCCCAGGATGAAGCAGGCGCGAGCCTCGAGCAGCAGCGGGCGGCACTCGCCGCAGGCCTGCAGCAGCTCGTCCGCCTCCACCTTCTCCAGGAAGTAGGCGGGCGCCAGTAGCGGGAGGCGCACGTGCTCCAGCAGGCGTCGCAGCTGCCCGCGGCGGGCCGGCGCGTCGTGGCGCACCCAGCGCATGGCCGCTTCAAACACGGCCTCCTCGCGCGCCACGCCCAGCGCGGGGTCCGCCAGCAGCGCCGCCACCTCGTCAGGCGCCAGCTCCAGGAAGTCGGCGTGGCGCGCCACCTCGGCGAAGGCCTGGCGCAGAACGCGGCCGCAGCGCTCGGCCAGCGGGGCCAGTGAGAAGGCGGCGGCCACGCGGCGCAGCGCTAGGCTGTTGGCGGCGCGCAGGCGGCCCTCGAGGAAGCGCACGCAGGCCTCGCGCAGGCCCGCCACGCCCAGCCGCTCCGCCAGCGCCAGCACGGCCGCCGCCTCGTCTTCCGCGCGCAGCCGCACTCCCGCTCCGTACACGTAGTCGAGCACCACGGCCAGCGCCGCCGCCGTCCCGGCCGGGCTAGTGCCTGGCGCCTCGGGAGCCACCGGCACCACTGGCACCACGGCCGGGCCGCGCTCGGGCCGCCCGGCCGCGAACAAGCTGCGGAAGTAGGCGCTGCCCGCGCTGAGCGCCGCGCGGTGGCATGGAAAGTCGCGCCCGCCGGCGCGCAGCACCACGTCGGTGAGGGTGCCGCTCCGCCGGTAGGCGTTCAGGGTCTGCAGCACGCGCTGCGCGTGGCACGGACCCGCGCACGGCGCCTCGCAGCCCGGCTCCGACTCCTCCGGCCTATGGCCTTGCCGCATCCTGCCGGGGAGAGAACACAAACAGCGTCGGGGAAGCCACCTGGCTGCGCCCGGGAGAGGCGACAGCCCTCATCCGTTTATTTCCTCCCTTGACCATTTGTTCAGCGACTCTCCCCTCCGTTCACCATCCAGGTTCCTTATGGCTACAGTGCCCCAGCCCCGCCTTACCAGCGCGACATTCTGCCCTGCCTACCCACTCAGACACAGTGCCCTTTTCGGTTCTTCAAACTTGCTAAGCGTTTTCCTATCGATATCTGCAGGTGACAGATGGCACGTTCTCGAATAGGGTAATCGGAGGAGGGTCTAATAAAGGAGCTATTTTCAACAGCGGAGTAGGCGTTACGGACTCCAGTAGGAGTAGGGCTGTGCCCCAGGATACTAACAGCAGGGCGCCTTGGCCGCCCCGGGGTCTGTAGCGGGAGAGGAGGGAAGTTActggaacctggaaatatatctGTGTAAGGAGGGTCCCGTGACAGGAGCTGAAGCCCTGGGTCAAGGGACTCAGGCTGCGCCACAGAGACccagtgtgtgcatgtgcagggGAGAGAGGGTACAATAACTCCACCGCCCTCTGCTCAATCCAGCCTGTCTCCTGCCGATCTCCGGTAGGTGCTGGACACTGACCACGCCCTGAGCACTCCCCTGACAGCGTCATCATACACACAGCTTTCGCGCAAACGAATTCGACAAGTATTTATTGGGAGCCCTTTCTGTGCCAGGCAGTGAGCAAGACAACCATAGTTACGGTGTGCCTGGAGCTCCCAGCCTGGCGGGGGTGCCATGGGGAGGCACCGGGTGTTAGGGGAGTTCATAGAAGGGGCGCTGGACCCGGGTGGAGGGGAGTCAGGGAGGGCGTCCCTGAGGGTAACCTTCCAGCTGAGAAGGATGGGCGAATTCTGAGAGGGTGAAAGGTTAGAGCCCAGGCTGAGGGAAGCTGGCCCTCTCTCTAGTGAGTTCTCTTGGTGTTCTCCAGGTAGCACCGTCAGAAAGTGGAAAGAACTCCAGGGACAAATGGGGATTCTAACCCAGTCCCTGCCACTGGCTCACGGTGTGGCCGGGGCAAGTCACTCCTCTCacctgcccgccctggcctcagTTATCTCATCTGAAATGGGATCATAATCcctacctcacagggctgtgGCTTCATGACTATTACATGGGCTGTATGAAAAGTGCTAGTACACAGTACAAGCTACATGGGTGTTTCCCTATGTTGCTTTTACTCAAGAGGAAGGGAGGACACTGTGTGTGCCAGTTGCTTTTATAGACATAATTTAATTTCATCCTCACAAGCTGAGAAGTTTCTTTAGCCCACCCCTGCCCCTTTAGTTTGTCATAAGGGAAACAAGCACACACAGGACACCCGCCCTTCAGAAGTTTGCGGCGAGGCTCAGCAGAGGGGTGTTTGTGAAGGCGCTCTGCACACTGAGGGGCTGGGCCATGCTGGTTATGATTTGGCCATTATGAACACAAAACCTCTGCTTGCACACCTCCAGGGACAGGGAGCTCCCTCCTTTCCATCAGCTTACTCTAGGGGGCTCAGGTCCACCCTCTGCGCCCTGCCTCTCCTTCCATCCTCCTGCTCCCAGCTGCTCTGCTGCCTCTGGAGGTCAGATCCCACCTAGTGTCAGCCTGGCTTTcatgccctggtcatccagggcAGCGGATCCCCTGGTTAGCATCATGAGAGATGAGCTCCCTGGTGGGCAAGAAAGTTAACTACTTTTGCCCAAGTAGAGCGACTGGATCCTGAATCCACCTGGCTCCAGGGTTTGCATGCCACACTTGTCAGGGTGGGGGTGTGTCCCAAGGAGCAGCCAGGACCGGTGGAAGGAAGTGAGACCCGGTCATCACAGCACGCTGCAACCAGTCTGTCCTCCACTGGCTCAGAAAGCACAACCATGCTCTGAGTTGAGACTCAAGAGGGCAGGTCTCATCAGCATAAGGATGGACTTCTTGCAAAGGTGCCCCACAGCACAAGCAGCTCCCTGGGGGAGAAAGAGTCCCCTCCTAGGAAGTGTGTCAGtactttttcattttactatCTACTGCACTGGGCAGTCTGGACACACAGTGACATCAGATCCAGCATTCACTCTGGGGATCCCCAGTCTGGGGGTCGAACGACACCCAGTTGGAACACAGAAGGTAAAAATTCCCAGGTAGGGCTCAATGGGTATCCTCCCTTCTCGGCTGAGTCTAGGCACTTCAAGCCAGGGGTCATGATGCAGATTGAAGGGCCCAGCCTATAGAAGCTGACTCGAACATGCCACCATCACTCTTTTACACACCCACATCCACTTGAAGCCATTACCCAAGCACCTCCTCCGCATCCTCCCCATCTCAGACTCGCGGACACCACGCAGCCGGGGCAGCCCTGCAGCCTAAGCCTTGCCCCATGCACCTGGCGCTTACCTGGCCGGGCCCTCTCCCAAGTGCTCCGCAGCTGCTGCTCTCACAGGTATCACTCCCGTTTGTGCCTGCCGCCCGCACCCCTAGCTCCAATGTTCATGCTGCTCTGCCCAGACTCCCGTTTGCTGTTTGCTCGGGCTCAGCTGCGGGAGGACAAAGGGGCTGGACgccaggagggaggggaagggaggggaagggagaagcgAGCGGGGAGGGGGATGCTGGGCTTTTGTTCCACTCTTGGACTAGccctgggagggagggaaagaaagagggggCATAAGAGTGGAATTGACTGTGTGTGGAACTCCAGGATTTGGTGTGCCTGGGTTTGGGGGTGACCTGGTGCTGGCCTTGTCCAGGAATGACGATGGGTTCGAAGGTGTATGGTGCTGGAGTTGGGGTGTGGGAGGGGTGTCATCATGCAGTTGTAGGCATGTGGGTTCCAGGGTGACTATGTGAGATTGTGGAAGTACGTGGAATGAAGCGACTGTGTagcattgggctgcgtgtggacATGTGGCTGTGTGACCATGCAGATGCCAATGTGACTAAGCATGTGGGGCggggggcacagtggctctgaGTCTCACTCCCTTGAGCTCAGGGAGAGGTGGGAGCTGACCTCTGCCCCAGGAAGCAGAGCACTTGCCAGACATTCAGTAGCGGGGGCAGGAGGGCCGGTCCTCGAAGTTACTGTGGGGGCCCAGTGGAGCTTCCAACATTTGCAGagggctcttttcttttttacctatAAGGTGCCAGAATCTCCTAGACCCCAAGAATTCTATCCAGAAGATCCCTGTTTGGAAGAGACACGTCCCTTGGCTCCCAGGAAGCATGGAGTTAATTTGATGCAGGCTGGAGCTGGGGCTTAGCTTCCCCCTTTTCCCTCAGGTCACACCCATGACCAGGCAGACTCTCAGGACAAAGAGGGGAGTTACAGGCCTGCTCTGACGCCACCACTGACTCCTGCCCACAGACAGCAGAGGTCCCAAGGACTGGAAGGAAaggacacctgtggtcccagggcTGTACTTTGGCTTTCAGCCCAGGTGCCCCCAGTCCTGGGCATGGGCATGGGCCCTCCTCAGGCAGGTCCAAAGTTCGGAGAAGTCAAAGCCGAACTCCTGGCATGGGGAAGAGGCCTCCCTGTGCTGAGGGCTTGTCCCAACATAGCCAGGAGGTTCAGAATGCCTTCGTGTGGCTGTGAGGGCACCTGCCAGTCCCACTCCCAGCCCTACACTGGACCCAGGAGCCCTCCCCCTCTGCGTGTCATTCCTAGCTTATGGGAGGCACACATATGCGCTGGGGCCAGAGTCTGGATGGGATTCTGGCTTGGCCTGTTCTAAGCTGTGTGGTTTTTGGAGGTCACTTTACCTCTCCAAGACTGTCTCCCCATCCACCATATGAGGATACCGGCTCCCAGCCACTGGCACCATGGCGGACCCAGGGAAGGGGAGGCACCATCCTGCCACTTTCCCATTCATTCCTGAGAATGGTTCCTCCTCAGATCATAGGGTCAGAACTGGAACCTAGACCCAGCGCACTTGTCCCCACCCTCCTGCTGGCAATTCAGAGACAACACACATCAAGATGGCAGCTTTAATCACATTGGCCAAGGCCCCTGGGTTCCCTCTGTGCAGGCCCACTTAGCAACACACCCACCCTGACCATGTCCAGAACACTTCTACCAGGTGGGCCCTGCCCTGTGGCCACTGATGTGGGAACCTGAGGTCACATCAGTCTTCGGACTCCTGGGTTAGGTGACCCTTCTGCCTTGAGGTCTGCTGGACACCTGGGCATGGGATCCAGTAGTCCTGAGCTCACTCTTTTGGCCATCTCCAGCTGCTCCTAGGGGACATGGCTCAGGCCCGCTCCTGGGGCAGGGGGTTGGCGGTGGCATGAGGTGGGTTGGGGAGGAGGACGTGTCTCCACATTGCAGCTGGCTTCCTCCTGGGCTGAACCTCCTTGTGCTTTGAGACTGACAGGAAGAGCAGAGTTGCTTCAGGTAGAGGCTCGGCCCAGGCCCTTGGGGCAGGATAACAGCAGAGAACTCAGGTGCCTCATGGCACAGACAGGAGGACAGACGGCACAGGTGAGCATCCGCACACTCCATTGCCACAGGGGGTATGGCATGGCCCATGACCCATCAAAGCTTCCAGGTCAGGATACAGGAGAGGGCCTCAGAAGAGGGGGACCAAGCCCTAGGCCCCATACTTCCCAGAAGGAGCCCCAGGCCTGCAGGGGCATCTGAAAGGATGGAGTCCTGGCCCAGCTGGGCCTCAGGGGGCAGGGAGTCCCCCTCaagagaggctgaggctgacaAGGGGCTGGAGCCCACAAGGAGGCTGTGGAGCCTGCTCCCAGAGCACTCCGAGTTCAGACACACTTTCACCAGCTCTCCTAGGCTCCCCAGCTTCTGTGTCAGGTACAGGTGGGACAGACATGTCTTCAGCTAACGCCCACTCCGCTCTATGAGGGTCTTGTTGCAGCTGCCACCCCCTCGGGGGCCCACAGGGGTGGCGGTGCTGTTGGCATATGTGTCATAACTGTTGTCTGAACATACGGAGAGCACATCGGAGACCTCTACACCATCGCTGATCTCTGCTGGGCCAGAGGGAGACAGAATGTGAATCGGGGAGGAGGCAGTCGTGAGGATGGGTGACAGATGGGGCGGGAAGGCTGCACCACCCAGCGGGGCACTTGGAGGCTGATGAAACCACTGAGCTCAGGTCGACATTGAGCCTGGCACTCAAGGCCCCTTTGGTGTCTGCTGAGCACTCTAGCTTCGCCTTCATCTGCTGTCCCCTGGGACTCTGCAGCCACAGAAAACCACCTGTGCCCGAGCTTGGCACCCATGTGTCCACTCTCCTCAGGGCTTTTGCATGTGTCAGCCCCTCTCTTAGGAATGACTGCCCTAAAAACACCTCCTTTTCCTACAGTCTGGCTCAAGTCTTCTCATCTGtcactcagcctcctgggagCCTCATCAGAGCCCTGGGCCGAGTTAGGGCCTCCTCATGGCAACTCCAGCCCCTGCTTCCTTCTGCCCTGGCCACATTCTGTATGGTTGCTGCCTGGGCCCCCAAAATACCTCAAGGACCAGGGTGGGTTCTGGGCATCTATGTCCCCAGGGCCTGGTAGAGTGCTGGACACAGAGCAGAGGCTCAAGAAAGCTCTGCTGAGTGGAGTTCGGCCATATAGAGGGACACTTCATTCTTGGTGCCCAGGCAAGCAGTGCTCCCTTGCCACCTCTGCGCACATGCCGTGCccacctggaatgcccttccttCCCTCAGCTCACTCGGCCCTCATCTTGAAGCCATTACCAAAGCACCTCCTCTGCATCCTCCCCATCTCAGTGTATCAGGCGCCCAAAGCCTTCCTCACTGCCCAGGCAGCTCTGACCACGCCCTCCCCCACCCCGGCACTCCCATCGCAGGAACTCGACTTTCCCTGCCACTGTTTATATAAGTAGCTGCTGCTTCCATCAGACTGGGAATGTTGACAGGGACTGGCAAAGAGCAAGGGTGAGGCCAATATTGTAGGATCCAAGTACGAACCAGGCAAAGGTGGAAGGGCCTTCAAAACAGACTCCTCTCCctaccccacccctgcccaccaacCATGGCACTGACACCAAGCCATGGTGGATGACAGGGTGGatgactgtgtgtgtgggggtgtgtgttttcACACGTGTACTTATGcctttgtatgtgtgtgggtatAATCCCGGTGGGTTTATGTACGTCTGTGCCCTTGTCCCTACCCATATGTGCcgcatgtgaatgtgtgtgcacacacatctgTTTGCATGTGGGGGTGCAGAAagctgggcccagggcctgcCTCCACCTGTCTGCAGGGCTGTGTACCTGAGAAAATAAGCTTCTCCTTCATGATGCTGACGTCCCGGCTGGTCCGGCGCACCGCAGCACTCAGCATGATCTGCTCAGGGTTGTAGCTCCGTATGCCACCCAGGCGCCACCTGCAGAGATGGCCCCGTGGGCATCAGGTCCCTCCTCAGCCCTCCCTTGGAGCAGAGACCCTGCCTACTTCCAGAGCCTCTCTAGATGTGGCCCAAGAGACCAGCAGGACTCTTGTCCCACTGTACAGTGGGGAAataggcccagagagggcagagTTGGGGCTTGAATCAGAGCCTACTGACTCTTGGCCAGGGCTCCCTGGCCTCCCTCTTACCTCCAGAGCCGTCAGTCAGCAGCCCTGGCCCAGGACTAGGGTTGGTTAGTTCTGTCTCAGGTGTCCCCAGTAATGCACCTGGCTTTCTTTGAATGGGACAGATTTGGGAGCAGGAGGAGCTTAGTAGGCATGACTCTGTTGACCTAAGCTGGGGCACACACCAATCTCAGGGAGTCCCAGCTGATGTCTCTTACAGCTCCACCATCATGACCAGACTAAGTGAAGCCACTGGGGAGACCTcctgagagagagggaaggaaagcaggggggtggggccaggtggtGGGGGGCTTTGCCCAGAGCTGGTCTGCACAGGTTCCCAAGGCAAGGGGGTTAGAGTGACTTGGAGTGGGGCCACCTGCTGCTCTGTCCTGGCAGTCCTAATGTGGAGGGAGGTCAGAGCATGAATCCCTCTGATGGCTGAGACAGGTGCAAGGTGGGGGTGAAATTACTCAAGAGTGGGCTGGGAGGTGGAGCATGCACAGGGCATGAAGGGAGCAGGCACTAAGTGGAAAGGACTCAGGCttctgtgcccagcccaggccaCTGTCTTCCCTATTGTCATTCCTCTGAACTAGCCCCAGTCCCTGGCCTCTGAACTTAGACCTTTCCTGGGATCTaggcggaaggatcactggaCTCTCACCCCTGTCCCCACCAAGAGGAGTGGGTGATCAGCTTGGGAACAAGAACCCAGCTGCCTCAGGGACTGAACCCTGCTTGGGGGATGGAGAGAGCCAAGACTCCACAAGAAACCAACTGTGAGTTACTAGATGGGGTCAGCGCAGCAGAAgtggacagacagatggacaggcggatggatggatgaacagagcAGGCAGACAAGGGGAAAGCAGGAGGCGGGGGGTGGCACGGACACCCTGGCGAGGCTGGCTGCCCTATGAATCGTTGAGGGCAGTGAGCAAATCTCTCTCTGTTCATCGCTGTGCCCCAGTACCATCAGTGCCTGCCGTGTCCCGGGAGCCTGACCTGTACTTGTCgagtgaatgaatggaagaaTAAGGCCCGCAGGGAAATAGTATCCTCCCCCGGCCTTGTCCCCCAGGGTCCCTTCCTCCATCAGGCCTCTCCTGATCCCCAGGAGACAATGACACTGCCCTGGCTGTGTCTGAGCAGACCCAGCATGTCTGTGCCAGCCACTGAATCACCATGGGGTGGCCTCCCCAGCACACTGGGGCTCCATGTGAGAAGGCCCAACTCCTGCTGCAGACAGCATCAGCAACCAGTGTATGTGGATGTTGGTCAACTGGGCGGACAGAGGAATGACTCAAGGAATGTCCCATAGCCAGGGACAGCATCTCCTCCTAGAAGCTGGTTGGTGAAGCTGCCTGACCCAGGAGGGGCTAAGGCACTAGACGGAGGGAGATGTGGGTCCCTAAGCTCTAGGTCCCATCCtggaaattcatgttgaaacccaGAAGGACAGTGTCAGGCCAGGGTCTCTCGGCCAGGCATATCCAGAACAGGAAGCTCAGCCACTGTGGGGTCCTCTGAGGGGAATGAGGAAAAGGCTGTGTGTTGCGGGGTGCAAAGCAGGGATGGGTGTTAGAGATAGAAtgtaaagaagagagagaaagagatgggagAGGCAGAGAAAGGTAAACAAGAAGAGTGAACAGTgggagaggcagagccagggagggagaagatgggaagagagaggcagaaactTGGTAGGGTCTACCCTGGGCAAGTGGTGAAGGCCCCTGTGAGTGCCAGAGGCAGGGGGATGGGGGTACCCAGGCAGGGTCCCCTCCCCCAGGGAGACACTTTGGtgcagagaaaggccaggtcaggAAGCTGTCAAGGAAACACTGGTCCCCACCTGCAGAAACGGCCGTGGGAACAGGGAGCAGAGGGACACACACGGCAGTGGGACGGGAGGAGCAGAAAAGAGGACTGCAGGGGTAAGGGAGGCTTCAGGCAAGGGCACTTGTCTGCGAGGTGACCCAGGCACAGGGCTTGGTGCACGGTGGATTTTTAGACAGAACTGGAGAAGGGGATggcaagagggagaaagaggaacagaaggaggaggaagaccaCACCAGAATTACCTGATCAAGTGATAGCTGTGAGATGCCAGAGTGCagcagagagagggggagggggagagaggagggacaTGCGCCGATCAGAGCAGGATGGGACAGAGAGAGAACATCAGTCAAGAATAAAATCCCAGCCCCTTGGTTCCTGGCTGGGTGGGGGCCCCAGGCTGGCCCTAGACCCTCCCTGGGACCAACCACACCTCCCCACTGCGAGCACACCCCAGCTATCTTGCCGAGGGCTGGTGGGAACCCATGCCCTGGCTAACAGATGAGCAGGCCAGCCCGGTGAGGAGCTGAAATTCACCTAAGCCCACATAGCCACTCAAGGCAGAGCTTGGCTCTGGGATCCCAGCTGCATGTTCATTCCAGAAGTCACCCAGCCTCTGTCTGAGGGAGGATGGGGCCACCAGagtccttccttcttccctggtCAGGCCTGCTCCTGGCTGAGGGCCCAGGGCTCAGGAGAGGGTTCacctggctggggtgggggctgggcctGCAGGGTAGGGACAGCCACGGAAGTGGTCAGATCCTACTCACTTCTGGAGCACGAAGATGCCCACGATGAGGGTGAAGGAGACCAGGTCGGCAGTGACCCACATGAGACAGTACTCGTCCGGGGGCTGTGGACAGACGGCCCGAGGCCAACTTCCAGTCATGGCCAGTCCAGACTGAGGCCCCAGACTGAGGGTCCGTGGACCAGAGGACCCCACATGGCCACTGGGGAAGGGCAAGGGAAGACCCTGAGAGGGTCTGGGGGCTGAAGATGACATTTTGCAGGTGTGGGCTCCAGGCGCTGTGGACCTGGGGGCCGgggcgtgtgtgtgcacacgtgtgcactCTCAGGGTAGGAGGGGACTGTATGGTGCTCAGGGCAGAGGGGGTGTGTGCTAGGCCTGCAGGGTCTGTGTGTCTAGGGTCCTCAAAGCAGGAGCCAGATACTGAAAGACAATGGCTTTGCCGCCCCCCGCTGCCGACTCTCATCCATCGGTCTCGCCCCTTTCCCCAGGCTGCCTTCCCTTCACCCTCCGCTCCCATAGAACCATCCACAGCTTAGGTCTGATTCATTGGCACTGCATTCTCAGCCATAAGGATACCctccacctgccttctgcatgCTCAGGGTGACAGTGGAGCCACCACCTATCTGCAGGTGCCCAGTCAACCAGCTAAAATATTGCTTTATTTGCTGTTCTCTGAGCAGATTTTAATTGtttcctattcttttttatttttattttttgagacaggatctcactttgtcacccaggctggagtgatcacagctcactgcagctttgacctgctgggctcaagcaatcctcccatttcaggctaccgagtagctaggactacaggcatgtgccaccatggccagcaaattaattaattattattattatttttttgtagagacagggttgcccaggttagtcttgtacccctgggctccagtgatcatcctgcctctgcttcccaaaatgctgggattataggcgtgagccccgcGCCCGGTCAATGCTTCCTATTCCTGTCCTTGTTGTTACCCTCCAAAGCAAAGAAACCCAAGCAGCTCTTTACTTCTTTAGAGCCCTTAGTGATGCTTTTCTCCCTGTGGATGAGGCCCAGGGTCCTCCCAGCACCTTAGTGCAGATCCCAGATGCCATGAAACCCTCATGCCTCAAGCCTGCACTCCCACCATGGACTCCCCACCATGCTAGAGACCTCCCAGGGACAGCTCCAAGCACAGAGCTTGCCAAATGGTCAGGGCAGGCTATAGGCAGCTCCAGCACTGCCCCCCAGGGGCCCTCTGCCCCCCAACTCACCATGATCCAGAGGGGGGAAGGCACCTGGGACAGGGTGTGGGAGTTGTCAGAGGTGACGGATGGGACCCCCGCACACCACAGCAGGGAGAAGAGCCACGGCGCGTTGACTGTGTAGAGGTTCACACTCAGGTTCCAGGACGCGTAGTCCCtgtggggcaggggagaggcagGTCAGCATGCGGACCCTGGCAGCTCCAGGCCCAGTGTGGGGGCTGATAAAGCACGTCCTGTTCACGACCTCACAGCCATGCCCGCGGGAAGGAACATCGGCTCCAGAGGGCCAAGCTCCGGGACAAGCCCGGGTCTGCCCGACACGCTCACCCTCTTGTCTTTGAACCATGTGTGCCTGATTCCTCTGTGTGCCCATCCTTCTGCccgacagtgtgtgtgtgtgtgtgtgtgtgtgtgtgtgtgtgtgtgtgtgtgtgtgtgtgtgttggggggtggtggtggcaggACTGGGAGAGACTCAGTCCCACCCTCTCCTGGAGGAGCCCGGGGCAGGGCAGGCACCTGAGCTCCTGGCGGGACACCTGAGTGTAGCGCAGGTTCAGCCGCTGGATGTGGCCTCTCCGCAGGCTGGCGACTGCCTCCTTGGAGCCTGATGTCTGTTGGAAGCCGGGAGCCACCTTCCGCACCAGGGGCCTCTGCCTGCTAGGCAGCCACATGACCTGCAGGCAGAAGAGAGGCAGCCTCAGACTTCTCTTCTGCACGATGGGTAAGAGTACCTCCTCCTCCTAGAGCACCTGTGGGGTTAAGAGACAGGACCTGGCAGGCGGTGAAAGCTTAGATGAAGTCATTAGCAGGGCAGGACTCAGTCCCAGCCAAGGCTGCAAAGCGCACTGGCAGCAACTCAGGAAACTTCGCTTCTGGCCTGCTGTCAGTATGGGAGGGAAAACCCAAACAGCCACTACTCTGCACATGGCCACTAGCACCTAGTGTGTCGTCCTAAACTGATGTCAGATTTCTCTGGTCCCAGATTATTACACCACACGACAGGGCAACACTTCACTGAAATAACTTGACGGCCTGGacctttatacattttaaagtgttttcttgTTCCCCTCTTGTCCCATGATGACCCTGccagggaagtgaggagtgtgtgatccccattttacaaatgggaaagCTGAAGTCCGGAGTGCAACAGGGGAAGGCTATGCAGCAGCAGGGCTCTAGCCAGGCCAGGGCTCCCGGGGGCAGAGCTGCGTTGCAGGGCCTCACCTGGTGCTGGGGGAAGCCGGAGTGCAGCACGGCCTCCAGAGTCACGTTGATAAAACTGCTGCGGTAGGGGTGCTCCCGGGGCGGGTCACGCAGGTTGAGCAGCAGTGTGGCATTGCCCTTGGCCAGCTCCAGGAGCTCTGCCAGGCTGCAGATGGACTGGTTCTGGGCCTCTCTGTGGTCGGAGGGTGACAGGGAGCTGGCTGTCCAGAAGGGGTCAGTCTGGCAGGGACAGGGACACACACATGGCTGCATCATCAGCCCTTTGGGGGCCCCCACATACCCTTCTGGCAACCAAGCGTGGAGACCCCTGGGCTGCCAGAGTCTGCTGGGGTCAGGCAGATTGATGACTGTGGCCATGTGGAGGCTGTAGGAGGCCCCAGCCCTAACCTTTCTACCCCACACCCTGCTTACCAGGAGGACGGAGGACGGCTTGCTTGGAATCGCTCCCAGACCCACAGCATTTCTCCTTCTAGAGCATTTCAGATCAGAGAGCCAACCCCTCTCTAGAGTTTTACAGAGTTAAGAATTCTATTCACTGCTCTCATCCCTGTCAACCTTTTCTAGTGAGGGAAATGGACCCAGAACAAGCAGTGACAACCACGAGTCTGGCAGCAGTGGCAGGAGCCTAGGAGGCCACTAAGCAGCTTGGGTGGAGGTCAGGAAAGCTCT is a window of Gorilla gorilla gorilla isolate KB3781 chromosome 9, NHGRI_mGorGor1-v2.1_pri, whole genome shotgun sequence DNA encoding:
- the KLHL35 gene encoding kelch-like protein 35, which gives rise to MRQGHRPEESEPGCEAPCAGPCHAQRVLQTLNAYRRSGTLTDVVLRAGGRDFPCHRAALSAGSAYFRSLFAAGRPERGPAVVPVVPVAPEAPGTSPAGTAAALAVVLDYVYGAGVRLRAEDEAAAVLALAERLGVAGLREACVRFLEGRLRAANSLALRRVAAAFSLAPLAERCGRVLRQAFAEVARHADFLELAPDEVAALLADPALGVAREEAVFEAAMRWVRHDAPARRGQLRRLLEHVRLPLLAPAYFLEKVEADELLQACGECRPLLLEARACFILGREAGALRTRPRRFMDLAEVIVVIGGCDRKGLLKLPFADAYHPESQRWTPLPSLPGYTRSEFAACALRNDVYVSGGHINSHDVWMFSSHLHTWIKVASLHKGRWRHKMAVVQGQLFAVGGFDGLRRLHSVERYDPFSNTWAAAAPLPEAVSSAAVASCAGKLFVIGGARQGGVNTDKVQCFDPKEDRWSLRSPAPFSQRCLEAVSLEDTIYVMGGLMSKIFTYDPGTDVWGEAAVLPSPVESCGVTVCDGKVHILGGWDDRGESTDKVFTFDPSSGQVEAQPSLQRCTSSHGCVTIIQSLGR
- the GDPD5 gene encoding glycerophosphodiester phosphodiesterase domain-containing protein 5 isoform X5; the encoded protein is MSHCRGAADEPALAAQGCPEHTALLFCPRLTPLPQWQQPPAQDLHRGGVCQRPNLSPREEHWVPHSPKVGLVVILASTVVAMSAVAQLWEDEWEVLLISLQGTAPFLHVGALAAVTMLSWIVAGQFARAERTSSQVTILCTFFTVVFALYLAPLTISSPCIMEKKDLGPKPALIGHRGAPMLAPEHTLMSFRKALEQKLYGLQADITISLDGVPFLMHDTTLRRTTNVEEEFPELARRPASMLNWTTLQRLNAGEWFLKTDPFWTASSLSPSDHREAQNQSICSLAELLELAKGNATLLLNLRDPPREHPYRSSFINVTLEAVLHSGFPQHQVMWLPSRQRPLVRKVAPGFQQTSGSKEAVASLRRGHIQRLNLRYTQVSRQELRDYASWNLSVNLYTVNAPWLFSLLWCAGVPSVTSDNSHTLSQVPSPLWIMPPDEYCLMWVTADLVSFTLIVGIFVLQKWRLGGIRSYNPEQIMLSAAVRRTSRDVSIMKEKLIFSEISDGVEVSDVLSVCSDNSYDTYANSTATPVGPRGGGSCNKTLIERSGR